The stretch of DNA CTTTTTCTGATTTAGGTTGTTCAGCTGGTTTATTTTCCTCAGCAGGAGCGGGATTTGTAGTTTCTTCAGCTTTTTTATTTGCCGCATCTAATTCTTTTTCTGCTTCTTTTGCAGTTAAGCCTTCTTTGAATCGTTTCACAAAGTCAGATCTCTTTTTAGCTGCTTCTTCCTTTAATTTTTCAATTACTTCCTGTTTTTGTTTTTCTAATTCAGGATCATTCTTCGTATCAGCTTTTTCTAATTCTGCAATTGCTGCTTTTAATGCCGCATCATAATTAGCTAAGAATTCTTTTTGCGCTGCTTCTTCTTTAGCTGCCGCTTCTTTATCTTCTTCTGCAGCCTTCTCATTCGCTTTATCGATTAATTCTTCGGCTTGTTTTGCAGTTAAGCCTTTTTTGAAGCCTTCTACGATTTGTTTTCTTGTTGCGTCTGATGCTGCTTTTAACGCTGCAATTGTGTCAGCTTTTGCTTTTGCTTCTTCTGGACTATTCGTTTCAGCTTTTTCTAATTCTTTGACAGCCTCTTCTAATGCTTTATCATAATTTGCTAAGAACTCGTCTTGTTTTGCTTTTGCTTCTGCTTCTGCTTTTGCTTCTTCCGCAGCTTTTTTATTTGCATCATCAATTGCTTTTTCAGCTTCTTCTACAGTTAAACCATTTTTGAAACCATCCTCGATTTCTTTTTTCTGTTTAGCTGCTTCTGCTTTTAATTTTGTAATGGCCTCTGCAACTTGTTTTGCTAATTCAGGATTATTTTGAGTATCCGCTTTTTTTAATTCTGCAATTGCGTCTTCTAACGCTTTATCAAAATTCGCTAAAAATTCTTTTTGAGCTGCTTCCTCTGCTTTAGCTGCTTCTTCCTCTTCTGCTTCCTCTTTTTTAGCAATTTCTTCTATTTCATTTTCAGTAGCTTCTGCGGTTTTCCCTGTCTTGAACCCATCCTCGATTTTAGCTCTCTCTTTAGCTGCTTCTGCTTTTAATTTTGCAATTGTCTCTTTAATACTTTCAGCTGATCCTGGATCATTTTTTGCTTCTTCTTCTAATTCTTTAATAGTTTCTTCTAAAGCTTGATCAAAATTAGCTAAAATTTCATTTTGAGCTGTAGTTTCTTCTGCAGCTTTTACAACTGACGGTTGAGAAGCAATAAATGCGGATCCCAACATAGCAACACTAGCCAAGCTAGTTAAAATTATTTTCTTTTTATCCATTTTAAAAACCTCTTTTTTATAATATATTCCTTTCCATTATAACGTTTCTTAATGTCATAAGCAAGCAATATAAATAAACCCTTTTAATTCATTTAAACTGGAAAAATTTATCCTTTCTAAATCTTATCTTTTCTTCAATCCACTACAGTTGACAAAGAGCCAAAAAAGCTAAAAAGCAGGAGATTTCTCCCCTGCTTTGATTTAATTACTTAAAATTAAACCCATTCACCATTAGCATTCACAGTATACCCATTAATTGTAGTATTAACTGCCAAAGCTCCTGAAGAATATGAATAATACCATTTACCAGCTACTTGGAACCAACCTGTCTTCATAGCGCCTGAACTAGCAAGATAATACCATGTTCCACCTTGGTTCAACCAACCTGTCTGCATAGCACCTGAAGCATTGAGGTAATACCAATTGCCATCTACAAATTTCCAGCCTGTCTGCATAGCACCTGAACCGTCAAGATAATACCATGTACCATTGTCTTTTATCCATCTAGTACCCATTTTACCTAAACTATCAAAATGATACCAGCTGCCATTTATAAATTTCCAGCCAGTTTCCATAGCACCTGAGCCGTTAAGATAGTACCAATTACCATCAACTTGTTTCCAGCCAGTTTTCATCACACCAGTTTCATCCAAGTAATACCATGACCCATCTTTGACCCAACCTGTCTTCATTCCATCTTCTTTAGAGAAATAATACCAATCCAGTCCAATTTTCTTCCATCCAACATGACGATTTCCCTCATCATCGATGAAGAATTTTTTACCATCAATTAAAACAATACCTGGTTTAAGGACACCTTCCTCATCTAAGAAATAATGTTTCCCGTCTACTGTAATATCCCCTGTTAGACGAACACCTTCTTTTAGATAGTAAGTTTTATCATCAATTTTGATAAAGCCAGTTTTCTTATCACCATTTTCAACAAAATAGTAAACCTTATCAGCAACTTTTACAAATCCTAACTGTTTGAAACCATCTTTTTCATCTAGGTAGTATTGCTTATCACCTGCAGTCAATAGACCTTTTTTCATAGCTCCATCAGCTTCAAAGTAGTAAGTCTTACCATCAATTTTTTGCCAGCCGGTAACCTTTTTGCCGTCCTTAATATAGTAGACCTTCCCGTTCTCCGTTTTGAATTGACCTGCAGAAGTAGACTGGTTTTGATTATTACTATTATTTTGGTTAGTATTAGTCGTTGAATTTGAACGATAAATATGGTAAAGTGTATCACCTTTTAATTCACCATTAACATAAGTATAGTTGGCAATATCCAGACGACTGGTATCAGAAGCTGCAGATCCTGTACGTGGATCTTTAATATCAACTGGAACATCACTACCAGGTTTATATTCTACAAAACGAACTGCTTTGACAGAAGAGTTAGAAGTTGTTGAGCCACTATTATTGTTTGTACCAGTACCATTTTGGTTATTGTTCCCATTAGTATTACTAGTGCTACCATTGTTTTGGTTGTTATCTCTATGGTATGGATTGGTCTGAGTACCAGAATTCGTAGTACCTGTTGTAGCAGTTGGCGCATACATATGATACATAATACCATTCTCTTCTCTACTAGAAGTATAGATATAATTTGCAATTTCAGGGTGATTCTCAATAGATGCAGCTGTCACAGCAGATCCTGTTAGTGCAGTTTTGATATCTACAGGTCCACCATTTTTAAATGTTGCATAGTGGACTTCTTTAACCGTAGAAGTTGTTGAAGTCGTTGTTGCCCCTGTTTCAGCAGCTTTTACTTGTTGGACCGTAGCCATCGCTAGCACTGAAGTAGCTAGCAAGATACCTGTTAGTGTTTTTCTCATAGAAAAAATCCTCCTGTATTAAGATAATAAATTTATCTAAATTATATCCCTTTCCTATAATAAATGCAATAAAAAACATAAAAAGTGTAGAAATATTTAAGAGTAACAAAAAGAGAGCAGTTCAAACCACTCTCTTTGTTATTTTATACCCATTCACCGTTGGCATTTACATAGTAGCCATCGACTGTAGTACTTACTGCAAGGGCACCTGAACTATAAGCATAGTACCATTTACCACCAACTTGGAACCAACCAGTTACCATAGCACCTGAGCCTTTGAGGTAGTACCATGAATCACCTACTTTAGCCCAACCTGTTTGCATAGCACCTGAACTATTTAGGTAGTACCAAGTGCCACCATCTTGCAACCAGCCAGTTTGCATCTCACCTGAACCATTTAGATAGTACCAAGTGTTGCCATCTTTAACCCACCATTTTTGCATGATGCCTTCAGCGTTAAAATAGTACCATTTACCACCATCTTTAAGCCAACCAACTTGACGTTTACCTTCTTTATTTACATAAATCCAATGATTGTCAACTTTGTTCCAGCCAGCTTTAGTATCAGAATCATCTGTCAAGAAGTACGTTTTACCATCAACAGTGATTTCACCGAACTTACGCTCACCTTCTTCAGTAACATAGTAATACTTATCTCCAGCATCCTTGATAAGACCAGTCTTACGTTCACCTTCTGCTGTGATGTAATACCATTTACCAGCACTGTCTTTTACAATACCTGACTTGGTTGTGCCATCTTCAGCAAAGAAGTACCATTTTGCCCCAACTTTATGAGCTCCAGTTGTCACAACACCATCTTTGACAAAATAAGTTTTACCATTATCGGTAACAACTTCTGTCTTACGAGCTCCATCTGACACAAAATAATAGGTTTTTTCTCCTACTTTAATGAAACCAGTTTTCTTAACACCTTGTCCATCTAGATAGTAACGTTCAGAGGTGTTTTCAAGTACTCCGTGAGCCATAACACCTTCACTATCAAAATAGTAAGTTTTACCATCAACATTTGCCCAACCTTTTACAGGGTTTCCTTTATAGTAAAGATAACGATTCCCAGCTGACTCACGCCATTTTACATCCTTGTCAGACGTCTTATAACCCTGAGTATTTAATTCACTAACTGGAGCATCTGGATCATTTACATGATCTTCAATCTTTGTTCCTTTTTCAACAAATAGGTAATATTTTCTCCCACCTTCAACAAAAGTACGTTGGTATTCAAAACCATCAATTGATGGATGTTTTGAAATAGGTTGATTACCATCTTCATAAAAAACTGTCTTACGCTCCTGTGAGCGCCCATTAATCACTGTGACCCACTCAGTTCTATAAACAACTTCTTCCGCACTTACTGGACTAGCAGTAGTAGCAGAATAACTTGTCAAAACTGCTGCACTTGCCATTGTTAGACTAGCTAATGCTAGAGCTAAAGCTTTTTTATTCTTCATTTGAATATTCTCCATTTTTAAAAATTTAGGTGATAAACCTAGCTTTATTGTATCTTATTTTTTAAAAAAATTCTAAGAAAAACTGAACTTTTTATGTAAAAAATAAAAAGCAGAAGAAATCTTCTGCTTTTTTGATTAAACTAGATTATTTAACCCATTCACCGTTTCCGTTTACAGTGTATCCACCTACAGTTGTGTTAACTGCAAGGGCACCTGAACCGTCAACGTAGTACCATTTACCAGCAACTTCAAACCATTGGCTAGCTTTCATAGCACCTGATGCTTCAAGGAAGTACCATTTGCCACCGTCTTGCAACCAACCAGTTTCCATAGCACCTGAACCGTTTAGGTAGTACCAAGTGTTACCATCTTTAACCCACCATTTTTGCATTACGCCTTCAGCGTTAAAGAAGTACCATTTACCGTCAACTTGTTTCCAACCAGTAGCTTGTTTGTTGTTGTCGAAGTAGTGCCATCCGTTTTCACCTTGAACCCACTCAGTACGAGCAACGTTATAAGTGTCAGTTTTTTCGATTGTCAACTCACCGTTAACAAACATGTCTGAACCTTCACGTACAACTTCTTCTGCATCAAGTAGAGTACCTACTGTAAGATTAGCAGGAACAAAGTAACCTTTTGGAGCTTGATCAACACGGTAAACTACATAACCACCGTTTTCAACAGCAAACTCAACATCACCTGCTGCGTCAGTAGTTCCTTCAATTAAAGCTGGTTTTTTGTAGTTGTCAAAGTCTTCTGGTGTTTTGTATACTAAAGCAGCTACTTTAACACCTGCTACAGGGTTACCTTGGACATCTTTAACATGTACACGAACATGAGTACCATTACCAAATACATCTGGTAAAACCTTACCATCTTTACCGATACGATTTCTTACAGCGTATGGGTTTGTAGCTGGAGTTGCTGGTTTGTATTGGTCAGCATCAGCAACTACACCAGTGTGAGCTGAAACAACTGTGTTTCCGCTATAGTTAGCTTGGTCGATTTTACCAGTAAGTGGGTTTACACGACCAGTACTATAACCGTTGTTACCATCAGCTGAAACAGCTTGTACAGCACCAAATGCTGCAAGAGCGACTGCGCTTGTCAATAAAACTTTTTTCATCGTTTTATCTCCTTTGTTTTTCTTTAAAATATTTTTCGTAAGACTATCTTACTACCATACAGTATATAAATATTTGCAGGATTTGTCAAGGGTTTTCTTCTACTTTTTAAAGTTTTTACCCATTTTTAGAAAAAAAGGTGAAAAAAACAACTTTGCGAGAGTGAATACGCTTAAAATATCCTATATTCAAGTGAAAATCTCACAATTTTTTGATCCTTGAGTAAAATCATTCATATCTAATCCACATAGACAGTTGGACAGAACTCACTTCTGTAGTATTATCCTATAACCCCTTCGAAATGTCAAGCAAAAATGACAAGTTTTTTGATAATAACTTGCCATTTTATAAACTTTCTACTATTTAAAATGTGACCTTATAGCAAGTCCTCAAACTCTGCGACCGTCATACCTAATTGCTGGCTGGCAACCTCAGGTGTCAGAAGACCTTGGCGAACGAGATTTAGTAGCATAGACAAACTTCCTTCAACTTTCCCACGCTCCAGTCCCTGTTCAATGCCCTCTGCGCGACCACGTTCAAGACCACGTTCTAAACCTTGTTCAATACCTTCGGCTCTAGCGGTTTCCAAGGCATAGTCCTGTGCTAACAAGGCTTGTTCTTCTCGCATACGTAGTTGACTAAACATTTTCCTGTCCTCCTCGGACCAGCTTTTGTAGTCTAGCAGTTGGTCTGCTTGGCTGATAGCTCGCTCTGGTTCTTGGGTAAAGGGTTTATTCCCAAAAAACTCCAACCACGGTTTGCGAACCTCGTCTTTGCTGGTTTCTCTGTATTTTTTTAGTTCTAAGAACGCCATCTTGACCAGATGGTTTTCTTGTCCATTGTTTGTAATTGTTAAAGCCTCACCTGTTGTGTCCTCGCGCATACTAAAGCTATGGAAAGCCAAATCATCTGAGAAGTAATTGCTATCCACGATTGCGATAGCATATACTGGTGCGATGTGTTTGTAACTTCGATGAGTATTGCCTTCTTACTGGCGAATTTTTTCAAGATTTTGATTGACCTGACTACACAGGTAAGCCCACAGGCGATTGATGAAAAAATTCTGATGATGAACTTGGATTTCGATAATAACCTGCGTGCCATTGTCCAACTCTGCCAAGACGTCTATACTGGTATAGAAATCCTGCGCTGAATAAGGGATGGAGGGTAATACGTGAATATTGCTTCCCTCCAAAATGGTCACATTTTTTGCTGGTAAATCCAGCATATCGCGAATAAATTGACAAGTGATTTCTGGATTGCTAAAGATTTTCTTAGCAACCAAATCATTGGTCGGGCTAATGCCCGGATGTCTTAGAATCATCCTCTTCCTCCTTTTATTATACCACAGTTTTAAATCTAGGTTTCCTAGATTCTCTGGTTCTATCTATTTATTCGGAAAAGAGATGAAAAAAACCTGAGAATCATCTCAGGCTTGGTCATTAAATCTTTTTCTCAATACTGAAAAGTGGAGAAAGTGGGCGTTTTTCATGGATACGTACAATAGCATCTCCTAGGAGATGAGCGATTGAAATTTGCTCAATCTTATCAATCAAACGCTCTTCTGGCAGATAGATGGTATCCAAAACAACCAATTTCTTAATAGCTGATTTTTGGATATTGTCCATAGCAGGACCAGAAAGAACTGGGTGCGTACAGCTCGCATAGACTTCAACAGCACCAGCTTCTGCAAGGGCATCTGCCGCATGACAAATCGTTCCAGCAGTATCAATCATATCATCAATCAAGATACAAGTCTTGCCTTCGACCTTACCGATGATGTTCATGACTTCACTGGTATTCATCTTATCAACACTACGACGTTTGTCAATGATAGCAATAGATGTTTTCAAAAATTCTGCCAACTTACGGGCACGAGTCACCCCTCCATGGTCTGGGCTGACAACCACATAGTCAGAACCAACCATGCCACGACGCTCAAAATAATCCGCAATCAGAGGAGCTCCCATCAAATGATCCACAGGAATATCAAAGAACCCTTGAATCTGCGCAGCATGCAAGTCGATGGTCAATAGACGATCCACTCCAGCTACTTCAAGCATATTTGCGACAAGTTTTGAAGTGATTGGCTCACGCGCTCTCGCCTTTCTATCCTGACGTGCATACCCATAGTAAGGCATGACAACATTGACAGATTCTGCACTCGCACGCTTCAAAGCATCCACCATAATCAAAATTTCAAGCAGATTGTCATTTACAGGCGAGCTAGTTGATTGTAGGATAAAGACGTGTTTCCCACGGATTGATTCTTCGATGTTGACCTGAATCTCTCCATCTGAAAATTGGCGAACACTTGATTTCCCCAACTCTATCCCAATCTCCTGCGCTACACGTTTTGCCAATTCTTGATTAGAAGAAAGGGCAAACAGCTTTAAATCAGAAAAAGACATGATTTCCTCCGGTATATATGTATCGCTTGTGCTTTTCACAAGATTTTTCCATCTACCATTGTAGCGCTTTTTGCACTATTTTTCAATCAAAAATAAAAGAAGGGTACCATATTTGTACCCTTGCATCATTCTTTTGAAAAATATTCTAGTTCATCAACTCATTGTGCTTCTCAACAAAGCGATAAGCCTGATAAAAACCATAGAGAGCAATAGCCGTAACCACTGGAATCGCTAGTGGCAACTCTGTCTCTAATTCTACAAAAGGAGAGTTAAACAAGAAATGAGTTCCCAAGGCCAAACCTAGGAAAATAAGCCCCTGTTTCTTGCCAACCTTCTGTCCTTTATAGGCTCTGTAAAGCAAGTAAACACCTACTACCGCCAAACCTGAAAAAGTCCAGTGAGAGGCAATTCCTGAGATGATACGCTCTAAAATTCTCGAAATAGTAAAGTCAAAGCCCTCTGGCAAATCTGTACGAATGTAGCCAATATCCTCAATCATTTGGAATCCCAAACCAGAAGCAATCCCAAGTAAAAACAAAGATTTTAATTTTCGCACAGGAATCAAAGCTAAAACAAAGACAAGTGGCAACAATTTCAAGGGTTCTTCTACCAAAGGAGCCACAATCGCACTTTCAAAGGCATTTAAAAATGCACTATCTGGGAAAAGAACCTCCAATAAATCATGGATATAGGTATTAGCAAAGCTAGACAACCAACCTGAAAGGAACATCCCACCCAATAAAGACAGAATCAAGGCATTCTTTGACAATTCCCATTTTTTCCCAATACGGAAAAGGAAATAAAGAGCCGGAATCATGTAAAAGAGAGCTAGAAAGATAGAAACTCCCATTAGGCCATATTCTGCACCTGACATCGAACCATCCGTATAGTAGATTGTTTCATACTGCAAACCAATACATAGCAATAAAATAAAAATAAATAAAATGCTGTTTTTCTTCATACACTTTCTTTCTATATGAAGTATTTATAATTCTACGACTGTCATACTTCCTGTATCCACATCGTAAATAGCACCAGAGATAATGACATCATCTGGTATTAGGGGAGAATCGATAAGGAGTTGCATGTCCTCACGTACACTCTCCTCTATATCTTGAAAGGGCAAGAAGTCCTGGTCTGACACATCGACACCTAGTTCCTCTTTTAAATACTCCTGAAAAGGCCCATTTTCAAAGGTCTGAGCACCACAGTCTGTATGGTGCAATACCACAATCTCTCTTGTCCCCATTTGTTGCTGGGAAATAACTAGCGAACGAATCATGTCCTCAGTCACTCGACCACCTGCATTCCGCAAGATATGAGCATCCCCAAGTGCCAAGCCCAGAGCTTGCGCCACGTGCAAACGTGAATCCATACAGGTCACAATAGCCACTCTTGTTTTGGGTTTAAGTGGCAGATTTAACTGCCCATGTAGGGCAACATAAGCCTGATTGGCTTGCATAAACTGTTCAAAATACGACACGATTCCCTCCTTGAAAATTTGATAGTCAAATATTTCTCCTATCTTATCATTTTTAAGAAGATTTGTCACGGATTATGCAAAGACCTTTTTCAAAACTTCCTGAATCGTTGTCACGCCAATAACCTGAATTTCCTTAGGCGAAGTGATTCCTGTCAAGGAATTCTTAGGTACATAAATTTTAGTAAAACCCAGTTTAGCAGCTTCATTGATGCGCTGCTCGATACGATTCACGCGCCGAATTTCTCCAGTCAAACCTAGTTCTCCTACAAAACATTCCTGAGGATTGGTAGGCTTGTCTTTATAACTCGAAGCAATGGCAACAGCAACAGCTAAGTCAATGGCAGGTTCATCCAATTTGACACCGCCAGCAGATTTTAGGTAAGCATCCTGATTTTGCAAGAGAAGACCTGCCCGTTTTTCCAAAACAGCCATAATCAGACTAGCACGGTTAAAATCAAGTCCTGTCGTCGTACGCTTGGCATTTCCAAACATAGTCGGTGTAACCAAAGCCTGAACCTCCGCCAAAATCGGACGCGTCCCCTCCATAGTCACAACGATAGAAGAACCAGTCGCCCCATCCAAACGCTCTTCTAAGAAAACTTGACTCGGATTGAGAACCTCAACCAAACCGCCCGACTGCATCTCAAAAATCCCAATCTCATTGGTAGAACCAAAACGATTTTTGACCGCCCTCAAAATACGGAAGGTATGATGACGCTCCCCTTCAAAGTAAAGCACCGTATCCACCATATGCTCCAACATACGAGGCCCAGCCAAGGTTCCTTCCTTGGTTACATGCCCTACGATAAATATGGCAATGTTATTGGTTTTGGCCAGCTGCATAAGTTCAGCTGTCACTTCACGCACCTGAGAAACAGACCCCTGCACCCCTGAAATCTCAGGAGACATAATGGTCTGGATAGAGTCAATAATGAGGAAGTCTGGTTGGATGCGCTCCACCTCAGCTCGAACACTCTGCATATTGGTCTCTGCATAGAGATAAAACTCGCTATCAATATCACCCAAACGCTCTGCACGTAGTTTAATCTGCTGGGCAGACTCCTCCCCACTGACGTAGAGAACAGTCCCAACTTGAGACAGCTGGGTTGAAACTTGTAGGAGAAGGGTTGATTTCCCGATTCCAGGATCCCCACCGATAAGAACGAGACTTCCCGGTACCACTCCGCCTCCAAGTACACGGTTGAATTCCTCCATGTCCGTCTTGGTTCGATTGACGTTGATAGAAGTCACCTCAGCCAGTTTCATGGGCTTGGTTTTCTCACCTGTTAAAGACACACGCGCATTTTTGACCTCGGCAACCTCAACCTCTTCTACAAAGGAAGACCAAGACCCACAGTTAGGACATCGTCCCAGATATTTAGGGGAATTATACCCACAATTTTGACATACAAATGTCGCTTTTTTCTTTGCGATGATAAACCTCTTTCTATATCTCTAACTCACACTCAATTACTTGGCAAAAATCAATCTTCTCATTTGGCACAAACTGGCGCATGAGCATGTTGTGAGTTACCACTATCACGGTCTGGTAATCTCGATACTTAGCCATGCATTCTAGAAAACGAGACTTCATCTCCGTAGCTGTCTCATATTGAATAGTACTATTAGGAAGTAACTCCCCCTTATTTTCTAGAAACATAGTACGAGCTTTTTCAAAATTATCTGTGCCACTTTCATAGACCTGCCATTCATGCAATAATGGCTCCACTCTCAAAGGAAGTTCAGTAACACAAGCCACATAAAAAGCCGTCTCTAAAGCTCTTGTGACTGCAGAAGATATGATTATTTCAGCTGAAGGGAGTAAAGGATTGGTGCTCAGTTTCTGGGCTTGTTGCCGTCCCTTCTCAGACAAGGGTGCCAAATCTATCCCAAATCCCGTATAAGAACGCTCCTCTAACTCACAATAATCTGGCTCCCCGTGACGTACAAAGATAATCTTCATTCTAGTGCCCTGTCGATCCAAATCCACCAGTTCGCACGCCATCAGCTGCATCTCCATCTGCAATTAAGAAAGGAGCAAAGACAGCCTGGACAACACGTTCCCCAACTTCAAGAACAACCTCTTGGTCTGTGATATTCTTCATCTGCGCAAAAATATGTCCTTCATTCCCAGGATTTCCATAATAATCCCCATCAATGACCCCAACTGAATTAATTAAAACCAAACCCTTCTTACGAGGGTTTGAAGAACGATCATAAAGGTAAAGAACCTCAGTCGGTTGCATATAAGCCTTAACCCCTGTCGGAACCAAGACAATCTCTCCTGGTGCAATAACTGTACGCACAGCAACCTTTAAGTCGTAACCAGCCGCATGCGCTGTCTCACGCTTGGGCAATAAATTTTCATCTGTAAAACTAGAAACCAATTCAAAACCACGAATTTTCATCATCTTCTCTTTTCTATTATCATTCATTCTAGATTATTCTATCTTATTTATTCGGAAAAAGCACGAAAAAAAGAGCACACAATTCAAATCGCTTAGGGCTGCTGGATTCCTCCCCTGACCCGCTTCACGCAGAACTGTTGCTCCACTATTTATTATATCACATTCCTATTCATTTTAAAAGCAAAATTATTTTTTCCGTCTATTTCTAAAAAAGTCCTGCATAATAGCTGCGCATTCATCTTCCAAAATTCCCGTTTCAACCTCCACACGATGATTGAGACGCTCATCTGTCAAGATATCGTACAAACTCCCAGCAGCGCCAAATTTCTGG from Streptococcus mitis encodes:
- a CDS encoding histidine phosphatase family protein produces the protein MACELVDLDRQGTRMKIIFVRHGEPDYCELEERSYTGFGIDLAPLSEKGRQQAQKLSTNPLLPSAEIIISSAVTRALETAFYVACVTELPLRVEPLLHEWQVYESGTDNFEKARTMFLENKGELLPNSTIQYETATEMKSRFLECMAKYRDYQTVIVVTHNMLMRQFVPNEKIDFCQVIECELEI
- a CDS encoding dUTP diphosphatase; translated protein: MKIRGFELVSSFTDENLLPKRETAHAAGYDLKVAVRTVIAPGEIVLVPTGVKAYMQPTEVLYLYDRSSNPRKKGLVLINSVGVIDGDYYGNPGNEGHIFAQMKNITDQEVVLEVGERVVQAVFAPFLIADGDAADGVRTGGFGSTGH